In Dictyoglomus sp. NZ13-RE01, the sequence TCCTTAAATGCATCCTTAGCCAACAAAATTTTTTTAGAAAATATCTACAGATTTCCTATAAAAGTGAAAGATCTTAAAAGAGAATTTAGATTTGGTAGGAGTAGATTTGACTTCTTAATAAATGAAAGAATATTAGTAGAAGTAAAGTCTGTAACTTTGGTAAAAAATGGCATAGGTCTGTTTCCTGATGCACCCACAGAAAGAGGAGCAAAACACATGCAAGAAATGCAAAACTGGACCTTTGAAAAATGGGTAGTCTTTGTTGTTCAAAGAAGTGATGCAAAATTAGTTAAGCCCAATAGAGAATTAGACTTAGACTTTTATAATGCCATTCGTGCTCTGAAGGAAAATGGAGGAGCCTTTTTTGCCTTTACTTGTAATGTTACCTATAGCGAAATAACTTTTAAAGAATTTATAAACGTAGAAGTATGAACTAAATACTGAATAGCTCCCTCTTCAAAAAATCAAAAGACTTTCTGCCACTAATCTCATGTCTTCCCTCAAATATATCTGTATCAAACTTTTCTTCCGCCTTTAAAAATTTATATACCTCTCTTACCTTCTCAATAGCATATATAGTTGAAGATATAGGGAAAATATCATCTTTTGTCCCATGCTCCACAAGAAAAGGTCTTGGAGCAATTAAAGAGGCAACATCATACATTTCTGCATATTTTAAAATATTTGGCACATAATTACACTCACAATGAGAAATTGATAAAATACTATCTTTAAAAGTATTTAAATATCCACTAATAACAACCGCCTTTATTCTATCATCCAATGCAGAAGAAAAAAGAGCTGTAGTTGCCCCACCAGAAATTCCCATAATGCCTATTGCATCTCTCCTAACCTCTTCTCTTGTTCCCAAATAATCAATACTTCTCATTACATCCCAAACCCTAAAACCAAGAAGAGTCTTACCAAGAAGTAATGCCCAAAAAGCTAATTTTCTACAAGAAGACTTGTGTTTTCCTATTTTGATAGCTTCTAACTCTCTTCTCTCTCCAAAGCCCAATTGTTCAATAGCAAAGGTTACAAAACCCTTTTTAACTAAAGAAATGCCAAAATCTTTTTGATAACCGTCTACCACATGTCTTTCTGTTCCATCCTCCCAAATTCCTACTATATCATCCTTTCCATAACCATGACCATGAAGAGCTATCACCGCAGGTAATGGCTTAGATATATTCTTAGGAATCAACAAATAACCTATTACACTCAAGTTTTTTGTACTATTAAATATTACCTTCTCTCTAATATAATCCTCAAATTCCTTTTTCTCTACAACTTCTCCCTCTAAGGGGACTTTTTCTAAAGGTAGTCCCAATAGTTCAAGTAATTTCTCCCTTAAATTCTTTCTCCAGTATTCCCAATCTTCAAAACTCTTTGCATTAAACTCATAAATTCTCTTTTGTTCATGGTACAAATTCTCAAAATAATACATAGGATCAAAGTTTCTCATAATAGCCTCCAAAATCAAAAGGTATTGTATTTATTTTAAAACCATGTTAAAATTTTTCCAGAAGCATGGGGTAAAAAAAGGAAAAAAACCCTGGGAGTAACATCCCAGGGCTCAAATATTTAAAGAGCTATTAAAATCGTAATCTTGTAATTTATTCCACTTTTCCCATGTAATAATTTTCCCATCCATTTCCCACGCTAAAATTCCAGCCCCCAAAACAGGAGGAGCCTTTAAAACAGATACAATAGACTTTGGTGAAAAAATGTGAACTTTAGCAGATATGTACTCTTTCAACCAATCTGCTCCTTTGAATAAACTACCCCCAAGAACTATAGGCGTCTCCTCCTTAAACAATTCCAGCTTACTCATTAAAGCATATATAGCTCTAACAGTCTCATCTACAATCTTTTCTCCAATCCCTATAGCAACTTTATCTCCATTCTCTATAGCCTTAAAGAGATATGGAGCAAACTCTAAGGCTTTTCTCCATTCTTCATGATGGTAGTAGAGTCTTTTAGCAAGCTCATCAAAATTCTTAGCACCAAAAAATTCTAAAGCCATATCTTCAAGGATAGTTTTATCTCCTCTTCCATCATATGATCTGAAAGCACAGTGTAACATCTCTTGAACAACACTGGATGCTCCTCCCCAATCCCCAAAAGCATAACCTTCCCCATAAAATCTAAAGCTTCTTCCATCCCTTCTTCTTCCATAACCGTTAGTACCAGAACCCATTATTATAATAATTCCCCAAAAGTCCTTACTTCCTGCTCTAAGAGCAATAGTTGCATCATTTTCTATACAGAATTCCTTAGCAATATTTAAAGATTTTATCTCTTTTTCAAGCATTTCAAAATCTTCAGGAAAATCCGCTCCTGCAAGTCCAAAACATGCCTTTTCAAAGCTTGTAATTCTTAAATCTCCTTTAGCACGTTCAATTGCTAAGAGCCAATTTTTCTTTGCCCCCTCCACACCAACAACCTCATAGTTTCCAGCTCCTGCCCTTCCAAGCCCAATAATATTTCCATCTTCATCTAAAATGATAGCATCAGTCTTGCTTCCACCCGCATCCACTCCCAGATAATACTTCATTTTTCCACCTCACTAAGATAACTTGGGAAAATAATCTTTATTTTCTTCTATCAATCTTTTTAAAACCTTCTCTGCTAAAGAAAGAGAGGAGATTAATGGATGTTGAGCAAGAGCCCATAACGCCTTTTTAAAAGAGCCTTCAACAGCGGATTCAATAGTTAATTCTTCGTAGGTTTTAACTGCTTGAATAATACCCCTTACTTCTTTAGGCAAATTACCTATAACATACCTTTGAATCCTTTCTCCTTCTATATAAACTGGAATTTCTACCACTACATTATGAGGAAGATCAAAAATTGCTCCCTCATTAACGATATTTACAATTTGAAAGCCCTTCCTAAGTCCAAGAAGATGAAAAATTAAGTTTACAGCAGATTTAGAGTATAAAGCTCCTCCTCTTTTTTCTAATTCCTTAGGCTTTTCATCTAAATTAGCATCTCTATAAAGCTTTAATAAATCTTCCTCAATTTTCATTACCTCTTCTGCCCTTTTAGGCTTACTCTTCATCTCCATAACCTTCTCTTCTCTAAAGTAGTAATATCTCAGATAATGATTGGGAAACATGTTTAAATAATCCAAAACTTTTCTTTCCTCTTCAAAAAGATTTTCTTTAATCTTCTTAAATGCCTCTTCTGTTCTATCTTTTCCTTTTACATAAATCCTTCTTACAAAAGTCAGATGATTAAGTCCAAAATAATCCATAAACACATCATCCATTGAAACTCCAAAAAGCCTTGCAAATTGATTTTGGAAGTTTATAGCAACATTACATAATCCTAAAACTTTAGCCTTTGTATATTTTGATATTGCTTCTGTAATTATACCTGAGGGATTAGCAAAATTTATTAACCAAGCGGATGGAGAAAGCTCTTCTATCTTTTTGGCAATATTTAGAGCTACAGGAATTGTTCTTAAAGCATTAGCAAAACCACCCACTCCTGTAGTTTCTTGCCCTAAGAGATTAAATTCCAATGGTATTGTTTCATCAAGTAATCTTGCTCTCTGTCCCCCAACCCTTATCTGGTTTATAACAAAGTCTGCATCTTCTATAGCCTGCTCTAAGTATGTAGTAGTTTTTATATTGATATTAGCTTTACTCTTTCTTGCCATTCTAACCAAAAAATTTGATACTACTTCTAATCTTTCCTCATTAATATCCATTAAATACAGATCAATAGGGTATATCTCAGAAGAAAGCTCTATAAAACCCTCCATTAATTCGGGAGTGTATGTGCTTCCTCCTCCTATTACTGAGATTTTCATAAAAATATCCTCCTTTTTTTAAATAATATAACACTTGTTAGACAAATTGTAAAGAAACCTAACAAAATATTTTTGCAACTTTTACCCATATAATTCCGTATTATATATGGAATAAAAAAGTAAAGGAGGACTGAAAGAATGCAAAAAAGATTATACAGAAGTAAAAAGGAAAAAATTTTTTTAGGGGTCTGTGGTGGAATTGCAGAATACTTTAACATTGATCCCTCTATTGTAAGACTTCTTTTTGTACTATTAGTCTTATTTACAGGTGGAACAATGCTTATTCTCTACTTCATTGCAGGTATTATTATACCAGAGGAACCATCAGATTTTTTTAATTCACCTGAAGAAGTGCAAAAAGAATCTAAAGACACATCTCATAAAGATAGGGGAGAAGAGTTTCTCGGTTGGCTTTTATTAATTATTGGAGCTCTTCTTTTAGGAAGAACCTTAGGATGGCTTATTCTTCCCTTTAGAGCTATTTTCTCCATAATACTTATCATTTTAGGAGTTCTCTTACTTTTAGCCAAAAAATAGGAGGGATTAGATATGAAAAGAATTTCTTTTTTAGCCATTTTTCTCATATTAGTAGGAATAATATTACTACTTTCAGAGTTAGGCTTAATTGAAATTACCTGGACAGATCTGCTAAAGTTTTGGCCCCTCATACTTGTCTTTTGGGGAATTGATATCTTGATAGGTGAAAGAAGGTTTTTTGTATGGATTGCCCTATTACTTCTAATACTTTTCTTGGCTCTGATCTTTTCTTTTCCCTACTATCATAGACCTGGAAGGATGTATAGAGATTGGAGATTTCCTTATGATACAAACATTAAAAGGTTAGAGCTTAATGTTAAGTGTGAGATGGGTAAAATCTTCTTAGCTATGAATAAAAACAAGGACTTAGTCTACATATCTTCAAAAGGAGATCTTAATATATCCGAAGATAAGAAAATAATAGGTGATACTTTAAATTTAGATTTAAAGA encodes:
- a CDS encoding acetylxylan esterase, with translation MRNFDPMYYFENLYHEQKRIYEFNAKSFEDWEYWRKNLREKLLELLGLPLEKVPLEGEVVEKKEFEDYIREKVIFNSTKNLSVIGYLLIPKNISKPLPAVIALHGHGYGKDDIVGIWEDGTERHVVDGYQKDFGISLVKKGFVTFAIEQLGFGERRELEAIKIGKHKSSCRKLAFWALLLGKTLLGFRVWDVMRSIDYLGTREEVRRDAIGIMGISGGATTALFSSALDDRIKAVVISGYLNTFKDSILSISHCECNYVPNILKYAEMYDVASLIAPRPFLVEHGTKDDIFPISSTIYAIEKVREVYKFLKAEEKFDTDIFEGRHEISGRKSFDFLKRELFSI
- the sfsA gene encoding DNA/RNA nuclease SfsA, with amino-acid sequence MRFEKLEEAQIINRERRFKLFIRYKNEDVLAYLPNPGRLENIILPGAPVLIRECNNHKRKTKYEAVLGFEDSKLVSLNASLANKIFLENIYRFPIKVKDLKREFRFGRSRFDFLINERILVEVKSVTLVKNGIGLFPDAPTERGAKHMQEMQNWTFEKWVVFVVQRSDAKLVKPNRELDLDFYNAIRALKENGGAFFAFTCNVTYSEITFKEFINVEV
- a CDS encoding kinase is translated as MKYYLGVDAGGSKTDAIILDEDGNIIGLGRAGAGNYEVVGVEGAKKNWLLAIERAKGDLRITSFEKACFGLAGADFPEDFEMLEKEIKSLNIAKEFCIENDATIALRAGSKDFWGIIIIMGSGTNGYGRRRDGRSFRFYGEGYAFGDWGGASSVVQEMLHCAFRSYDGRGDKTILEDMALEFFGAKNFDELAKRLYYHHEEWRKALEFAPYLFKAIENGDKVAIGIGEKIVDETVRAIYALMSKLELFKEETPIVLGGSLFKGADWLKEYISAKVHIFSPKSIVSVLKAPPVLGAGILAWEMDGKIITWEKWNKLQDYDFNSSLNI
- a CDS encoding 6-phospho-beta-glucosidase; the encoded protein is MKISVIGGGSTYTPELMEGFIELSSEIYPIDLYLMDINEERLEVVSNFLVRMARKSKANINIKTTTYLEQAIEDADFVINQIRVGGQRARLLDETIPLEFNLLGQETTGVGGFANALRTIPVALNIAKKIEELSPSAWLINFANPSGIITEAISKYTKAKVLGLCNVAINFQNQFARLFGVSMDDVFMDYFGLNHLTFVRRIYVKGKDRTEEAFKKIKENLFEEERKVLDYLNMFPNHYLRYYYFREEKVMEMKSKPKRAEEVMKIEEDLLKLYRDANLDEKPKELEKRGGALYSKSAVNLIFHLLGLRKGFQIVNIVNEGAIFDLPHNVVVEIPVYIEGERIQRYVIGNLPKEVRGIIQAVKTYEELTIESAVEGSFKKALWALAQHPLISSLSLAEKVLKRLIEENKDYFPKLS